The following is a genomic window from Manihot esculenta cultivar AM560-2 chromosome 9, M.esculenta_v8, whole genome shotgun sequence.
ATATTGGGATTCAAGAAGAGGACAACTCTTTAAGATTGGATTAGGTTTAAGAAAagaaatcttaaaattttaagcagtttagggtttttttttttttgggaaagaTGATATAATAAGAAAGGGTTAGGTTTAGTAAAAGaactcttaaaattttaagcTGTTTAgggttttttctcttttttttttgtttttttttttttggaaagatGATATAAAAAGGAATACTGTTTATGGTAAAATTCTTATTATAGTAGGTCGTGACAAAATTTTCAAGCAAGTTGTTTTTTTTACTTAATACTCAAATtcatcttttttatttattaaaaagtttaatttagccatttttaattttattttttaactaaattagCTTAAAAGTTTCCGTTTGAGTTAATTTAGTTTACAAATTAGgaaaaactgtttttattttaaatatattttaaatcagGAAAGTATGGAATTTAActggaaaaataaagaaattatgttttttttatatctaaattaagaaattgctttcaaaaaatctaaattaagaagttaaaaaatttaacaaaattattttgatttttgtactaaaataagtttttcaagTTTTCTCCCAAAcagactttttttttcttagaatGATTTAAAACAATAGTtctttcaatatttaaatttcatttatttaaaatatcatgtaaagaaattataaatgtttgaataatttttttttggataCCTGCAAATATCACCCAATTACCATCTGATTGCTGGAAATGACCTACTAACACAATTCCTGTGGGAAAAAAACTCACTATGaataaactttattttaataTCCAAACCATTAATATTAGATTTGAGCTTGAATTTAGTTTAGAGCTAAatgaattagaaaaaaaaaggttaattTTTAACTCAGTATCCATgaaaaaggaggaaaaaaagatatttattaCTGGGAAAAAAGTTTGAGCAATCTCTGGttaaagaaattttatattataaccaTTGTATTTACagcaattttaatataatcataaataattttctttttgattAATTTTCTTATGACGAATTGTCTGTTTACGTTTGGAAGCATGGAAAACACTCTCTCAAGGTACAACAAAGGCTTGGAATTTGAATGCCTTGAACATTCTCCTGATGAATTTGCAATAGAGGTATGTTTAAAtggcaattttttatttaaatttgatttacataaaccCAATATATAAAATTGTATTAGAGTTCATATAAATCATaaagttatttatatttataaatattaattcataTAAACTCTATCTAAACAAGAATTGTCCtgactatactattacaaaagcaGGTTTAAAGCTGTGGTAGTAAATTATTtccttatatattttagttgtaGTCATAGATCAATAGTAATATTTGGAAACGATTACATATATTCTCATTACTGAGTATAAAGCAGCGATTTACTTATTATTTTACGACGGATAGAAAAATACGACTGAAATTACAATGATACACATATGAAAATGATGGTGATGATAGTTTTTGTGTGGATCATTTGATAAACAGAATACACAAAGTGCAGAAGTGAGGGCACTGAAAGATGAAGTTTCCAAGCTACGGTTGACATGCTCGTAAGTGATTGATGTATTGGCTTGAATTTGcacaaattatttaatttattgtgtTTAGATattgattattaattataatgaaaTAATATAAGAATCGAGTGATTAAATAGAACTGTTGTATATATAATcgtaaaatttttcttaaatttgatGTAACCAATCTTCAGTTTTTGATAATCTCAAGTTTATGTATAGGCAAATGATGGGTCAACAACTAGATGGCCTCAGCTTGAAAGACCTTCAACACCTAGAACATCAATTAAGTGAAGGGATGCTCTCTGTTAAGGATAAGAAGGTATATTAaattcaagattttttttttctttttttaaattcatgagCTTATAGTTAAAGAGTTGCTGATGATAATCACTATATTATTGTTGCAGGAAAAAGTTCTTTTGGAGCAGCTTAGAATCTCTAAATTGCaggtaattattaaaattaatttgaaaatttggcaATTTAACATGTTTAATAAGAATTATAGATAAGCATCTAGCAATATGAATAAGCTAATGCCATGTTTGGATATTCACATTTGAAATTGAggactttaatttaatttcagtaaatattattaataaattacggATTTCAAAGTACATTATTTTACTTGTTAAAAGTTTTTTAAAGTGAATTTAAATTGatactaatttataaataatttaaaatctatattcaaataatatatatatatattaacaaaaTGCTATTAAAGCTTTGCTGTGTTATAGtccttgaatatttttttttttatctttcatCAGGAGCAGATGGCCATCCAAGAGAATGAAACGTTGAGGAAACAGGTAATtgcagttaattaattaattaattaatgataaacCAGAGCTCtattttgtttgaaataattcattttacaacaacaaatttaaataaatttttgtaagatcatgtataattttatttttttaaaaaaataaattgttttaaaaaattcaattctttaatttcagtttaaaaaattaataaaaaaatcaattaaattcaattttttttcaaaatatttgatAAGGTTAATAAAACATGTGAAAATGATTATTGATGAACTGAGATCTGCTGGAGTATCCACACCTAGATATTTGTATTAGAGTTTGATTTATTGAGCCGATCAATAAACTGTGATTGGCTCGACGAGGAGTGAATGTTCTTGAGATTTCATATAGATTTTTCCATACTCAATTTTGAGGATGGGGTCTGTAAAATATGAAAAGATAGTTAGGAATCGACCAGGATACCTAATAAAAGTTACCCAATGAAAAGATAGTTAGGAATCGACCAGGATACCTAATAAAAGTTACCCAATGAAAGTCTTTTGACGTTCAAGTGggatctaaaatttttaaagagatGCATTAACgtaaagagaaaataagaaaGAGTATTGAAGGGCAGTAGGAAGTGTATGTGTAAGAGTGTTAGGAGAGTATGAGAGAGAGAGCTCTCTTGTATAGTTGGTTCAAGAGTATTTATACCTTTTGGATGGATATATCATGCATATATGTCAGGTGGCTCATTAATGTCTGACAATTAGCTAATAAATGTGGAGTCAGTTAGGATGTATAGGATGTATAGCATGCACATTAAAGATTTCGTAGGGGTTAGAGAGGTTGACCATCGTGTTGAAGATCGACACCTTACTCTGGTTTCATCAGTTTGTGTCCGGCTCACTCGACCTATATAAAAGTTGGTTCCTTTTGTTTTCTAAGATCGGTGGCACCCGCATTTAATGTCTTGTTATagtatgagttttgaagagatttgccCATCCACTCCGGATTTTGGTAGAGTCAAGTTGGATGTATAGCATGCATATTAAAGATTTTTGAGAGATTAGAGAGGTTGACCACCGTGTTGAAGATCAGCATTAGTTTGTGTCCGGCTCACTCGATCTATATAAAAGTGGGTTACTTTTGTTCTCTAAGATCAATGGCACCTACATTTAATGTCTCGTTATAGTACGAGTTTTGAAGATATTTGCCCATCCACTTCGGATTTTGGTAAAGTCAAGCCGGATGTATAGCATGCACATTAAAGATTCGGAGGGATTAGAGAGGTTGACTATGGTGTTGAAGATCGCACCTTATTCTGATTTCATCAGTTTGTGTCCGGCTCACTCGACTTATATAAAAGTGGGTTCCTTTTGTTCTCTAAGATCGGTGACACCCGCATTTAATGTCTCGTTATAGtacgagttttgaagagatttgtcCATCTACTCTAGATTTTGACAGAGTCAAGCTGGATGAATGTACATTAAAGATTTCGGAGGGGTTAGAGAGGTAGACCATTATGTTGAAGATCGCACCTTACTCTGATTTCATAGTGGGTTTCCTTTTGTTCTCTAAGATCGGTGACACCCGCATTTAATGTCTCGTTATACTaccgagttttgaagagatttgccCATCCACCTTGGATTTTGGCAGGTCAAGGGTGTTGACCGTCTTCTTTTTTATTGTCAAAGTCTAGTCGAACCGTAGATACATGTCCTGTAAGAGTCTTATACCTAATAAGTTATCACTTATATGGTTTGtggttaattaattatataggcAGTTAATTATTTAGTGGCAAGTCAATGTTATTGCTTATCTATTTAATAGCACAGCTACATCTTAGGGTAGTTTCACTGTTTTTTGTTTTAAGTTTTCGAGCTCTATTTGCGATAATTCTTACATCGGACAGATTTTAGTTTGAGTGTAGTGGGAGGTCTGATGGTGTGTTTAATTGGCTCTAATTTACGATGTTCTTGGTTTTTGCTTAATATAtctggtgttttttttttttttaaatatatattatataggtGGAGAGGCTTGAACGAAGTTCATCATTGTCAAAATCAGAATTTCTGGAATTTAATCCATTAGAAAGGAGATTATCTGTTGCAAGAACAACCAAAACTATTAGCTATGGTCtaatagaaaatgaagaagaagaagaagatctaTCAGAGACTTCACTGCAATTGGGGTACGTTGCATTTATGCATCTCCATAGATAGTTGTTTTATGTTCCTTTTGCTTTCTTTATTTTAGAGGGTGTTTTATGTTAAATTTGTTTctgttaaataatttatatttaaaaaatattttttacagaaagtattttttttgaaaaataatttattttttaattctttaattttaatttgaaaataaaatatattatcaaatttataGGTAGAAATTCGAATGAACCATTAGTGgaataaattttaactaaaaaattatgATGAAATCGAATCACATTGAACtgaattaaaattcattagaattatttttatcaaaattttttatttattttttcaggtTGTCTTGTAACGTTAACAGGAAGAGGAAAGCAAGCAAAATTGAATCCATGAACAATGATTCAGGGAGTCAAGTGGCCTCAGAGTGATTCAATGAGAGAGACAACCTTCTCTAGTTTAGTTCTTAAGAAGAAAAACAGCAAGCAAGGGAAGTTTAATTGTAGCATTTTTCggcaattaataattaatttagttgatTTGGAAGATAGAAAGATGCAATTTATGAATTTATAATGTtagcatgaaaaatattttttttttaaaagttgatCTTTGATCCTGAATAATATCATGaataactttatttatttattttaatcatattactctccttttaaatttgaaatttcataaatagtttaaaaactatctttaaattatat
Proteins encoded in this region:
- the LOC110622095 gene encoding agamous-like MADS-box protein AGL18; amino-acid sequence: MTEERKKMGRGKIEIKRIENLNSRQVTFSKRRNGLLKKAKELSVLCDAEVAVIVFSSTGKLYEFSSTSMENTLSRYNKGLEFECLEHSPDEFAIENTQSAEVRALKDEVSKLRLTCSQMMGQQLDGLSLKDLQHLEHQLSEGMLSVKDKKEKVLLEQLRISKLQEQMAIQENETLRKQVERLERSSSLSKSEFLEFNPLERRLSVARTTKTISYGLIENEEEEEDLSETSLQLGLSCNVNRKRKASKIESMNNDSGSQVASE